The genomic interval TAATGATGACTGGATACATTTTTTACAAAATAACCCAGTTGCTCTACAAAATCCTATTTTAATAGAAGGCAAAAGGGCTTTACAGATTACTACACCATCGCAGGCTTTATCATTTATAAATGTAGACTCTGCAGGCCTAGAAAAGCATAATATAGGCGATAACCCAGACATATCGTCAAATACTGATGGAGAGAGTCAAGTGTAATTTGATATACACGCATCACAAAAAAGCTCTGAACTTAAAAATTCAGAGCTTTTTTATTTTAATAAAGTATTATTCTATGCTATTTTGTAAATAGCTCTCTGTCAAAATCACCGTTAAATGTAAATGAAGTCTGCTCCTTGCGTGATCTTTTTTTTGTTTCTTCTTTCTGAAGATCTTCTGGTAATTTTTCTAAATCACCACCGTAATATCCTATAGCAGTAGCCGTAGCAATATGAAAATCATCAGGTACATTAAACTCTTTCATTGCCTTTTTGTAGTCTACACCAGCCATTTGATGTAATGCAACTCCCAGATGTTGTGCTTGTGCTGATACATTACCCATAAATAAACCTAAGTCGTGAAGGGCGTGAAAATTCTCTTTACCTTCTGGGTTTGTCTTTTTATAACCGCAAAGTATTAATGCTTGAGAATTTCCTGCCCATGATTGATTAAACTCATCAAGGCAATCAAAAATACGATCATATTGTTTTGTACCTTTTATACCCCAAATCACTAACCATGGTTGTAAATTATTAGAACTTGGCGCCCATCGTCCTGCTTCAAAGAGCATTCTTAAAAGTTCTTCATCAATGGTTTCTTGACCAAAAACCCTTGGACTCCATCTATCTGTAATTTGAGGTAAGATTCTGGAAGATGTTTGTGCTGCTTTCGTCATTTTTTTTATTATAAAACTAATTGAGCTTAGCTGTTATTTACGATGATTTAATACAATTTAACGTACCTACTTTAAAATTATTAACACTACCCCACCCCTTTCAATTATTTACATACTGAATTTATCTTATAAATCTTAGTAGAATTAAATTTTGATGGTTGATAAAACTGTTGAGAAGTAAGTGACCGCTTTCGCGAAAGCGAGAAAACAATTCCTAACTTTATGAAAACACAATCATTATGAATGATAGACCTAATGACATTAAACGCATACGACCAGAAATTCCAAGTGCTCGTATCACAGAAGGAATGAGTGATGATGAACACTTTCAAAACGCTACACTACGCCCCATTGTAAAGCTTCAAAATCCGTTACTTATTGCTGTTTTTAAAAACTATGTCGCAAAACATAAGAATGTTTTCTATGATTTATCCATTGAAAAACGTGTTACTTATATAGAAAATTCCATTCAAAAAGACATGAAATTTAGGAATAGTATGAAAGGGATGGTCATAGGGCTTTTTACAGTAAAAGAATATGAAGAATATATTCAGAATTCATCTGCATTGAATAAACGTATGATGAATATCGTAAAAGAAAGACTTTTAAGTCAAATACAACTTTTTGAAAGACCCGTAACCCTTAAAGCTAGCTAAATGCAAATACCTACAGAGGTTCCAAAACCACAAAATAATACTCCTATCGACCCTTCATCTCCAATGGAGCTAATAGTTTTTATTGTATTACCTATATTACTCATTATCGTATACGTGATTGCAAGAAACAAAAATAGAAAGTAGTGTAGAAAATTATATTTTAATGCGTGCTATCAAGTATAGATTCACCATTGAGATCTGTAGTAAGCACCTCACTCATATAATCAAAAAATGGCCTTAACAGTTTAAAATTAGTTACTACATTATTTACAAAGTCTTTTGAAAGAACTTCTGAGTCATTAAATGTTTTTGTCACAAAGAAGCTCTGTAGCCTTATAAGATCAATATTTATATCTTTTTTATCAAATCCTCTAGGAGCTGTTTTAACTGCTCTTATTGGATCAAATGACCCACCATAACTTCTTCTAAATTCCTCGTCATTGAGAATAGCTCTTATTTCACTTGAATCCATTTCAAATTCTTTACGAATTCTTTTTAAATCTGCTGGCTCAGGACTAAAAAATCCGCCACTTATTCTAGAATGACCACCTGGTTCTATACGTAGGTAATAGCTACCTCTTCTATGTGCACCGGCCCTACCAAAGTTTACTGATCTATGAATATTATAAGGCGTTTTATTATTGCTAAACCTTACATCTCTATTTATTCTAAAGATTTTTACCTTGTCAATCTCATCATCTTCGCTTAGCCCTACTCTTATATCCTCATAAATACGTTTTAATTTTTTCTCATTTGTAAGATATTGAGCTCTATTTTCTTCCATCCACTCTCTAGTATTATTATTTTTTAACTTCTTCAAAAAATCAAATACAACTTGGTCTATTTTAGTCATTAATTCTTGTTTTATTACTATAAAGTTACAAATTCTACCCTTAGATAAACCCATAGAAAAAGCCGCCACGCATTAATGCGTGGCGGCTTTCATTCACCAATCAATCAATACAACACTATGCGTGTTGTAACTCGTGTTTACCTTCTCTAATTTCTTCAATTAGCTTACTATTAAATGCTGGTAGATCATTTGGATTACGGCTCGTTACGAAGGCTTCGTCACAAACAACCTCTTTATCTATCCATTTTGCTCCTGCATTAATCAAGTCTGTTTTTATGGAATTAAATGATGTTAATTCACGGCCTTTTACCACATCTGCTTCAATTAAAAGTTGTGGTGCATGGCAGATTGCTCCTACTGGTTTTTTCTGTTTGAAAAAATCACGTATAAACAAAATTGCATCGTCATTTCTTCTTAATTTATCTGGATTAATCACACCGCCTGGCAACATGAGTGCGTTGTATTGGTCTGCTCTCACGTTATCAATTGTATTTGTAACAGTGTATTCATTGCTCCAATTTCCATCTGCCCACCCTTTAATGGTTCCAGATTTCTCACTTATTATATCTACTGTAAATCCAGCGTTTTCCATCGCCTCTTTTGGTGATTTTAATTCGCTTTCTTCAAATCCGTCTGTTGCTAAAATTGCTATTCTCTTATTCATAATCTTTCTTCTTTTTAGTTAAACAATTAATTATGATACAAAGATACAGGGGACTGCTCCTGCTGGCCGTTAACGACAGTATAAGGTTAGACCGTTTACGGTTAAACCTTTATTAAATAGTCTGATTTTATGTTAACTATGTTAAATCTGTACGTCTTGGAGTAATAAACCACTGGCTTGAGCAATTCTAGTAAGCTTTATTTCATTTGAAGCTTCTAATGTTTTTAAAAAGAAATCAAGATCGTAGTTACCTTGACCTAAGTCAAATAATATTCCCATCATAAGACGCATTTGGTGTCTTTTAAATCCTTTTCCGCTTACGCGAAAGGCAAAACTCTCCTCTGGAAAAAAACTTGCGGTATATAAATCATTCCTCACAATTTGAGCAGAGTCTATTGTTCCTATGGTCTTTGTTTCTGGGTTTGGTTTATAGGTATATGATTTAAAATCGTGAGTACCCTCAAAATGTCTTGCCGCCTCCATCATTAGTTTAAGATCAAGTTGTCCTGCAATATTAATCATGTATGGAGCTGAAAAGGGATGGTTTTTCTCTCCATAAGAAAATAGATATACATATTCCTTAGACTTAGGTGCATCCATTACATTAAACTTCTTATCTACTTCTGTAATTTTTAAACAGCGTATATCTTGAGGAAGATTTGTATTAAATAGTTCTAAAAAATCAGTTTTGGGTAAAGGCTCATCATTAAGAAAGAGCTCCACATAAGCCACATTTGCAGAAACCTTTGCATCTGTCCTTCCAGAAGCAAGAAGTTTAAATTTTTTATGATCTAATACATACGCTAATGTACGTTCCATCATGCGCTCTACAGTAAGTACATCTGGCTGTTTTTGCCAGCCGTGGTAACGAAAACCTAAATACTGTATTTTAAGTAGGTAATAAAACCGTTTTTCAAACATAGATCAAAAGTAATCTTGAAATTCTATTTTTAAATTAAGAAACTGAAAAAAATTGTAAATTAGTTGTCTAACCATAAAAATCAATATGATGTCTACACAAAAACCAACTGCCTTGTTTTGGATTGTGGCAATTGTAGCTTTATTGTGGAATGTAATGGGATTGTCTGCATTCTTAATGGACGCATTTGCTCCAGAGATTTCACAAGCCAGTTACACAGCTGAGCAAATTGAAATGGCTGCTAGCGCTCCATTATGGTATAAAATCGCTTATGGCATAGCTACAATCACTGGATTCTTAGCAAGTTTAATGCTTGTTGCTCGCAAAACTTATGCGGTCCCTCTATTTTTAGTGTCCCTTATAGCTTCCATTGTACATGCTGCTTACATAATAATAAGTATAGATGGTGTGAATAATTTTGGCTTATTAGGAGGATTGATTTTCCCACTAATTGTGGTTCTTTTAGGTTTGTTTTTCTGGTGGTTTAGTAAATATTCTTTGAGTAAAGGGTGGATCAAGTAACTTCTTTCCTTTTTACTAACAGTATCGTTAAGAACAAGTCAACACCCTAATCCCCACTCTGCTTTACATAGTTGAGTAAATCATTAGTATTTGTAAAAGAAATGAAACATATTACTGGATTTATTCAAACAGCACCATTGTGGAAAAATGAGCAATTTTCTTTAGAGCAATTTGAATTTCCAATTGTATCACTAGATGACTTTAACCCAAAACCTATTGCGAGCCATCTAAGGCTTGGCCACCAGATAGAATATATATGTAAGCAATTACTTGAACATTCTGAAAGATATAAAGTTATTGCGCACAACATTCAGGTAAAAAAAGAGAAAATTACAATAGGTGAACTTGATTTTATAATAACAGATAGCTTTCGCGAAAGCATACCCATTCACATAGAGCTTACTTATAAATTTTATATTATTGACCCTACCATTTCTGAACCTATCCACCGACTTATGGGGCCTAATAGGAACGATATGTTTTTTTCTAAAATAGAAAAAACTAGAGATAAACAATTACCCTTAGCACATACTACAGAAGGTGAAAAGGCCCTATCTAGACTATCTATAAATCATGAAGTACTTGAACAAAAAGTTTGTTTCTTAGGACAGTTATTTATGCCTTATGGAACGGAGAGCCCGCCAATAAGACCTTTAAATCCTGCATGTATCGTTGGTTTCTGGATGCGATTTGAAGAATTTAAATCTTCAAAATTTCAATCATATGAATTTTATCTAACGCAAAAGCATGAATGGCTCCATGAGCCGCATCTCAATGTTCCTTGGAAAAGTCATTTTAGAATTTTAATGGATATTACAATAAAACTTTTAAAACTGAGAGCACCTCTCATCTGGGTGAAAAAAGAGAATGGCATTTTAGAGAAGGGATTTGTGGTCTGGTGGTCTTAAATTTAAGTATTAAACTTTGAAATTTTCCAAACAAGTCTGTATTTTACATTTTTCTAATACATTATGTTACAAAAATTCCCCTTAGATCCAAAAATTAAAAGCCACCTTTTTATAGCAATAGGACTTGCCTTCTGGGTGTTTTCTTTTCTGTTTTTTACAGAGCCACTAGATGTAAATGAACTCTCTAGTTCAGAAAAATTGATATACCTACCTTTGTATGGAATATTAGCTGCACTATGTTACCTAGCGATGTTACCTGTACAGCAGTTTATATTCATTAAAAATAATCAAAAGTGGCAAATTAGAAGTGAGTTCATTTTCTTTCTATTATTTATTGCATTCACATTTATTATAATGCGGTTATTCTATTCATACATAATAGTTTACAACCAACCCAATCCTTACTCAATATCCTATTATTTTACTGCTATATTTTTTCCTGCCATGTTAGTAATATTCCCAATTGTAGCTGTAGCCCGTTATGCTTTTGGGAAGTATGTAAATAGAAGAATAGAGGCTTCAAAAATTCATATAAAAGGGGAAGGTAATTATGAAGGTTTACGTTTATTTCCATCAGATCTAATACTCTTAGAAGCTTCTGATAATTATGTGGAAATTCATTATCAAGACCATGGAAATTTAAAAAAGCAACTCATACGTACAAGGTTAAGTAAGCTTGAAAAAAAATTTCCTGAACTGATCAGGACTCATCGATCTTTTCTTATAAATAGTGATCATTTTCAATCCTATAAAATGGAAAAGAATAAAATGGGCCTCATTTTATCGCATACACTTTTTGTACCTGTTTCTAAAACTCGTGCTTTTGAGGTAAAAAAGGCCCTAAGTTTCGCCACAAATTAATTCAGTTTCGCCCCAATGTACTGTAAGGGTTAGTGAAATCGCTATCAAGAGAATAGTTTTGATCTATTAAGTTTTAAAAAATTAATAGTTAAAATTACTCACATGAAAACATTTACTTCCTTTTTTATTGCGTTTATATGCTTACTATCTTCTTTCGCGAAAGCAAATAACCCATATCAAAAAAAATGTAATTGTAAAGAAGATTTGATTTATATAGACTCTCAAATAAGAAAAATGGTCTCGTTCAAAAAGCAAATTAAAGGGGATCTACTTTATTTATATGATAGTAAATTAGATTCTTTAAAATTAAAAATAACGCCAGAAACGACGGTGGTAGCTTGCTACAATATTTTAAATGAATTACTTGCAACAATAAAAGATAAGCATGCCGCTATTACCCATAAGGAACCAAAATATTTAAAAAATAATTTAATCCGTCAAGACAGTATAACCCATTTTATAAACAGCAAAATTTTTAAAAGCCACCCTACCACAAGCTACAATATTCTTGAATTATTAAAAATTTTAGAGAACAAGTCGTTTACTGATTTTGAAGGTATATATAAACTATCAGAATCTATAGAGATAGGAATTACAGCAGTACAAAATGGATTTGAAGGTGTTGTAACAAATTCTACCGACCCTCTATGGGCTGTAGGCCAAATTAAATACTACTTTACAAAAGTGGGTAAAAACATGTATGATGTCACCACTATAGGTATTCCTGGTGGTACGTTAGTACGTATACCAGCAATGTACTATTATGATGGTCGTATATGGAACTTAACTAAAGAAGGAACTTCTCCACATACGCATATTAAAAAAGAAAAAGAAAATTGGGAGTTTAGACAACTAACTGAAGATACTCAGTATGTATACTTTGGGAGTTTTTCTAATAGAAAGGACAACGTATTAAATTTTGAGAAATTTTATGATGAAACAAAAGATAAATTTACTGCAGAAAATATTATTGTAGATTTAAGGGACAATGGCGGGGGGAATTCAAAATACTCTGATCCATTTTACAAGATTTTTAAAAAAAATAAAATGAATGTTTATATCATTACAAACTTCCTAACTATAAGTAATGCAGAGCAATTCACATTAAAACTAAAAAAATTAAAAAATTCAAAGCACTTAGGCCAACGCACATATGGGGCAATTGCGTACGGCTCTAATTATGGACGGACTTTGGAAACTCCCTCTAAATGCTTTTCCATATATCCAACAGATATGAATTTTCACAAATACATAGATTATGAATATGTAGGTATACAACCTGAAATAACTTTAAACTTTGAAGAAGATTGGATTGAACAAACTTTAAAAATTATTAATAAAAAGAATTATTAAACATAAAGGAGGCATAACAATAACTTGATGGTAAAATTCCTGCAGAGTATACACCAGAAGTATTGTATGTTTTCATCTTTTATCTACAGCACCATTAAAATTAAAAAAATCATCTTCTAGTATAAAACTTAATCTCTACTAGAAGATGATTTCTTTATTATATCACTGAATACTATTTATTATTTATGTCTCGCTATTAATGTATTTTCTACATCTCTTAAATGAAAACCTTTAGCCTGAAGTAAGACCATTATATGAAAAAGCAAGTCTGCACTTTCATTAAGAAATAGGTGGTCGTTATCATCTTTTGATTCGATCACAACTTCAACGGCTTCCTCTCCGACCTTTTGTGCTACCTTATTGATCCCTTTTCTAAATAATGAGGCTACATAAGAGTCGGCAGTTTCCTTATTGTTCCATCGATCTTCTATTATTTCTTCTAATGTCGATAAAAATCCAAAATTCGGGCGGTTACGTTCTCCCCAGCACGTATCTGTTCCTTTATGGCAGGTGGGTCCCTGTGGTTGTACTTGTATAAGTAACGAATCATTATCACAGTCTGATTTAATACTATCTAATATTAAATAATTTTTTGTCTCCTCTCCCTTAGTCCATAAGCGCTGCTTTGAACGACTGTAAAAAGTCACTTTGTTTGTAGATAATGTTTTTTCATAAGCCTCTGCATTCATAAAGCCCAGCATTAAAACATTTTTCGTACTTGCGTCTTGAATGATAGCTGGCACTAAACCATCTTCATATTTACTAAAATCTATTTTCATTTTTTATCTACATTAAGATGCTATGATTTGAGAAATTAATCATTGCTACTCTTTAAATTATAATCTTACGTTTATTCCTTTTGAAGCTATTTCTCTCTTTAATATTGGTATTTCAATTTCTTTAAAGTGAAATACACTAGCTGCAAGTGCTGCATCTGCATTCCCTACTTGAAAAGCATCTGTAAAATGTTGCATGGTCCCAGCACCACCACTAGCTATAATGGGTATATTAAGTTCACTTGACAGCCGAGCTAACGCTTCATTTGCAAAACCATCTTTTGTTCCGTCATTATCCATAGAAGTGAATAGAATCTCACCTGCCCCTCGAGCCTCCACCTCCCTTGCCCAGTCAAATAAATTTAACTCTGTAGGAACTTTACCTCCTACAAGATGAACTATCCAATTATTATTAATCCGTTTTGCATCAATAGCGACAACTATACATTGCGAACCAAATTTTGAAACTAAATCATTTATAAGCTCTGGTCTTTTTACTGCACTAGAGTTTATTGACACTTTGTCTGCTCCATTTTGTAATAAAATGTCTACATCTGCTACAGAAGAGATACCTCCTCCTACGGTAAATGGAATATTAACCTGTGAAGCCACACTTAAAACTAAATTTGCTAGCGTTTTTCTACGCTCTTCTGTCGCAGAAATATCAAGAAATACTAGTTCGTCTGCTCCTGTTTCTGAATATATTTTTGCAAGGGCTACTGGATCTCCAGCATCCCGTAAATTCACAAAATTAGTCCCTTTTACAGTACGACCATTTTTTATATCGAGACAAGGTATAATACGTTTTGTAATCAAGGGCTTTTTATTTAAAACTATAGGTTTTAAGTATACTTGTTTTTAACTCTTTACAAAAATATGCAAAACTACCGTACTCCTCTATGAAAGAATGGCTGGTTTTCTTAACACTTCTTAAATTGTAACTCACATTCATAATTATGTATTAAATCTATAATAATACGTTGTTAATCTATTAAATAAACATTTATCAATAAAATACATTTATACTCTAACCAATAATTAATAAATTATGATAAAGATTATAGGAGTCATAGCTCTGGTTGCTGGAGCTGTAATGCTCGTTTTAGGAGTAATGGGAATTTTTGGCAGTATGCAAACTGGAATGAACCCTTGGGCATTTACTATTCTTGGTGTTATCTTCTTTTTTGCAGGCATATCTTTATTGAAGCATCGTAAAGATACTGACGTAGTAGCTGCAGAAAAGAAGTAATTTGTGCGTAAATTAGTATCAGAAATAAAAGATACTATGCATTTACGTCCTTTCCACCTTGCCATCCCAGTAGATGATGTTGACAAGGCTAGAACATTTTATAGAGATATTTTAAATCTACCTGAAGGTCGCAGCAGTGACCATTGGGTAGATTTTAATTTTTTTGGTCATCAGTTGGTAATTCATTACAAAGAAAAGATAATAGACTCTGTAAAACACAATGAAGTAGATGGAAAGGCTGTGCCTGTGCCGCACTTTGGTGTTGTCTTAGCATGGGACGATTTTCACAATTTTGCTAAGGAGATTGGAGCTCACGTTAAATTTATTATTGAACCTTATATTCGGTTTGAAGGCAAACCTGGAGAACAAGCCACAATGTTTTTTTATGATCCCTGTGGAAATGCATTAGAATTTAAAGCTTTTAAAAATGACGATCAACTATTTGCATCATAACTATGAAAACAATTAACCCTAAACTATTAAGACAACTCTTCGTAATATTTCTAATAGTATTATTGGGATGGCTCATTTTTAAAGAAATGGCCACTTATCTTTCTGGAGTATTAGGAGCTATTACCCTATTTGTACTTATGCGTAAATGGCAAAAGTATTTAGTAAACAAAAAAAAATGGAATCCTAGTATTGCTGCATCCCTGCTTATGGTAGGTTCCTTTCTAGTAATATTAGTCCCTATTGCAGGGTTGACACTTATGCTTACTTCTAAGGTGAGTAAAGCAGTTGAAAATAGTGGTAAAGTTGTAGATATTATCAAGAGTTCACTTTCAAAACTAGAAACTCAAATAGGAATGAACCTTACAGAAACTATAGACACAGGTGCTATAACAGACTGGATGAGTTCAAATCTTCAAAACTTAGCAGGTAGTACCTTTAACATACTCATAGCGATAAGCATAATGTATTTTATGCTTTATTACATGCTCACAAACCGTCGTACATTTCGAGAGACTTTACTTGATTATATCCCTTTAAGTGAGAGCAATCTTAAAGTAATAGGAAAAGATAGTGTTAATCTTGTAAAATCTAATGCTATAGGCATACCACTAGTAGCTATTATGCAAGGAACTGTCGCACTTGTAGGGTTTTTGATTTTTGGAATAGAAGATCCATTTTTTTGGTTTGCCGTAGTAACTATAGGTGCTATGATTCCTTTTATAGGAACTGCTTTAGGGATTGTGCCTGTATGTATCATCCTATACGCTTCAGGACAGATAGGGCTGTGTATTGCCATGCTTGCTTACGGGATTATAGTAGTAGGGTCTACAGATAATATTTTTAGACTTATCATTCAAAAAAGACTGGCAGATGTACATCCCCTAGTAACTATTGTTGGGGTCATAGTGGGTGTTCCTCTCTTTGGTTTTATCGGCCTTATATTTGGTCCTATATTAGTAAGTCTTTTTCTTTTAATCGTTAAAATTTACAAACAAGAATACGGGAAAGAATTATCTCAAACAGAGGAAGAAGTACTGTAGAAATCGTTTTAGGAGTACGCTTTCGCGAAAGCGCAACTATGTTAAATCATTTATAGCTCATAAATTCCTATCTTCACATTACAGAAAATAATACTATTTTTCAATGCAAATATTAGGCATCGATATAGGTGGAACTGGAATTAAAGGAGCTCCTGTAGACCTAACAACAGCAGCGTTAACAACTGAACGCTTTAGGGTTGAAACTCCAAGACCTGCAAAACCTAAGGCTGTAGCAAAAGCAGTCCAGAAAATCGTAGATCATTTTAATTGGAAAGGCCCCATAGGATTTGGCTTTCCTACAGTAATTGTCAATGGCAAAGCAATGGCCTACGGTAACATGCATAAAAGCTGGCTAGGTGTACAAATAGACAAACTGTTTTCTGAAAAAACTGGGCTTCCATGCGTGGTTATAAATGATGCAGATGCTGCTGGAATGGCAGAAGTACGTTTTGGTAGCGGAAAAAATATAAATGGTCTTGTATTAACCATTACCGTAGGTACAGGTATAGGTTCTGGCCTTTATAACAATGGTATATTAATACCTAATTTTGAATTAGGAAGAATTCCATATAATAATGAGCCTATCGAAAAATATGTTGCAAATTCTGTTAGAAAAGCACAAAATCTAACCTATAAACAATGGGCGCATCGATTTAATTTCTTCCTTGATACCGTAGAGTCCATTTGCACGCCAGATCAATACATTATAGGAGGTGGTATAAGCAAGCACATGGATGAGTTTAAAAAATATATTACCACAGACATTCCTTTCACAGCAGCTCAGATGAAAAACAATGCGGGTATTATAGGAGCAGCTTGTGCCTATGAGGCAAAAATAAATTCATAATACCTTAAGCTTTCATAAGTTCTTTTCTCTATTTTTAGGCTTTAAACCTTAAAAAAAGGCGCATGCGATTTTTTGTTTTTATCACCACACTCTTAGTATCTTATTTCAATCTACATGCACAAACTGGTAAAGTAGATCTAAGCTATTACCTTCCAGAAGATGTAACCTACAATAGTGAAATTCCTACTCCTGATAGCATTTTAGGATTTACCCCAGGAGAATGGCATGTGAGCCACGACAAGCTTTCAGAATATATGCGTGTACTTGCGGCATCCAGTGATCGGATCACGATTGAAAATCGTGGTTCCACATTTGAAGGGAGACCGCTTTTACTATTAACCATCACTTCTCCAGCA from Dokdonia sp. Hel_I_53 carries:
- a CDS encoding adenylosuccinate synthetase yields the protein MQIPTEVPKPQNNTPIDPSSPMELIVFIVLPILLIIVYVIARNKNRK
- a CDS encoding glyoxalase yields the protein MNDRPNDIKRIRPEIPSARITEGMSDDEHFQNATLRPIVKLQNPLLIAVFKNYVAKHKNVFYDLSIEKRVTYIENSIQKDMKFRNSMKGMVIGLFTVKEYEEYIQNSSALNKRMMNIVKERLLSQIQLFERPVTLKAS
- a CDS encoding type 1 glutamine amidotransferase domain-containing protein, giving the protein MNKRIAILATDGFEESELKSPKEAMENAGFTVDIISEKSGTIKGWADGNWSNEYTVTNTIDNVRADQYNALMLPGGVINPDKLRRNDDAILFIRDFFKQKKPVGAICHAPQLLIEADVVKGRELTSFNSIKTDLINAGAKWIDKEVVCDEAFVTSRNPNDLPAFNSKLIEEIREGKHELQHA
- the hisIE gene encoding bifunctional phosphoribosyl-AMP cyclohydrolase/phosphoribosyl-ATP diphosphatase HisIE, translating into MKIDFSKYEDGLVPAIIQDASTKNVLMLGFMNAEAYEKTLSTNKVTFYSRSKQRLWTKGEETKNYLILDSIKSDCDNDSLLIQVQPQGPTCHKGTDTCWGERNRPNFGFLSTLEEIIEDRWNNKETADSYVASLFRKGINKVAQKVGEEAVEVVIESKDDNDHLFLNESADLLFHIMVLLQAKGFHLRDVENTLIARHK
- the hisF gene encoding imidazole glycerol phosphate synthase subunit HisF, whose protein sequence is MITKRIIPCLDIKNGRTVKGTNFVNLRDAGDPVALAKIYSETGADELVFLDISATEERRKTLANLVLSVASQVNIPFTVGGGISSVADVDILLQNGADKVSINSSAVKRPELINDLVSKFGSQCIVVAIDAKRINNNWIVHLVGGKVPTELNLFDWAREVEARGAGEILFTSMDNDGTKDGFANEALARLSSELNIPIIASGGAGTMQHFTDAFQVGNADAALAASVFHFKEIEIPILKREIASKGINVRL
- a CDS encoding DUF1853 family protein, whose protein sequence is MKHITGFIQTAPLWKNEQFSLEQFEFPIVSLDDFNPKPIASHLRLGHQIEYICKQLLEHSERYKVIAHNIQVKKEKITIGELDFIITDSFRESIPIHIELTYKFYIIDPTISEPIHRLMGPNRNDMFFSKIEKTRDKQLPLAHTTEGEKALSRLSINHEVLEQKVCFLGQLFMPYGTESPPIRPLNPACIVGFWMRFEEFKSSKFQSYEFYLTQKHEWLHEPHLNVPWKSHFRILMDITIKLLKLRAPLIWVKKENGILEKGFVVWWS
- a CDS encoding DUF2461 domain-containing protein; this translates as MTKIDQVVFDFLKKLKNNNTREWMEENRAQYLTNEKKLKRIYEDIRVGLSEDDEIDKVKIFRINRDVRFSNNKTPYNIHRSVNFGRAGAHRRGSYYLRIEPGGHSRISGGFFSPEPADLKRIRKEFEMDSSEIRAILNDEEFRRSYGGSFDPIRAVKTAPRGFDKKDINIDLIRLQSFFVTKTFNDSEVLSKDFVNNVVTNFKLLRPFFDYMSEVLTTDLNGESILDSTH
- a CDS encoding tRNA pseudouridine synthase A, with the protein product MFEKRFYYLLKIQYLGFRYHGWQKQPDVLTVERMMERTLAYVLDHKKFKLLASGRTDAKVSANVAYVELFLNDEPLPKTDFLELFNTNLPQDIRCLKITEVDKKFNVMDAPKSKEYVYLFSYGEKNHPFSAPYMINIAGQLDLKLMMEAARHFEGTHDFKSYTYKPNPETKTIGTIDSAQIVRNDLYTASFFPEESFAFRVSGKGFKRHQMRLMMGILFDLGQGNYDLDFFLKTLEASNEIKLTRIAQASGLLLQDVQI
- a CDS encoding nitroreductase family protein → MTKAAQTSSRILPQITDRWSPRVFGQETIDEELLRMLFEAGRWAPSSNNLQPWLVIWGIKGTKQYDRIFDCLDEFNQSWAGNSQALILCGYKKTNPEGKENFHALHDLGLFMGNVSAQAQHLGVALHQMAGVDYKKAMKEFNVPDDFHIATATAIGYYGGDLEKLPEDLQKEETKKRSRKEQTSFTFNGDFDRELFTK
- a CDS encoding S41 family peptidase; the protein is MKTFTSFFIAFICLLSSFAKANNPYQKKCNCKEDLIYIDSQIRKMVSFKKQIKGDLLYLYDSKLDSLKLKITPETTVVACYNILNELLATIKDKHAAITHKEPKYLKNNLIRQDSITHFINSKIFKSHPTTSYNILELLKILENKSFTDFEGIYKLSESIEIGITAVQNGFEGVVTNSTDPLWAVGQIKYYFTKVGKNMYDVTTIGIPGGTLVRIPAMYYYDGRIWNLTKEGTSPHTHIKKEKENWEFRQLTEDTQYVYFGSFSNRKDNVLNFEKFYDETKDKFTAENIIVDLRDNGGGNSKYSDPFYKIFKKNKMNVYIITNFLTISNAEQFTLKLKKLKNSKHLGQRTYGAIAYGSNYGRTLETPSKCFSIYPTDMNFHKYIDYEYVGIQPEITLNFEEDWIEQTLKIINKKNY
- a CDS encoding VOC family protein — its product is MHLRPFHLAIPVDDVDKARTFYRDILNLPEGRSSDHWVDFNFFGHQLVIHYKEKIIDSVKHNEVDGKAVPVPHFGVVLAWDDFHNFAKEIGAHVKFIIEPYIRFEGKPGEQATMFFYDPCGNALEFKAFKNDDQLFAS
- a CDS encoding LytTR family DNA-binding domain-containing protein is translated as MLQKFPLDPKIKSHLFIAIGLAFWVFSFLFFTEPLDVNELSSSEKLIYLPLYGILAALCYLAMLPVQQFIFIKNNQKWQIRSEFIFFLLFIAFTFIIMRLFYSYIIVYNQPNPYSISYYFTAIFFPAMLVIFPIVAVARYAFGKYVNRRIEASKIHIKGEGNYEGLRLFPSDLILLEASDNYVEIHYQDHGNLKKQLIRTRLSKLEKKFPELIRTHRSFLINSDHFQSYKMEKNKMGLILSHTLFVPVSKTRAFEVKKALSFATN